One Eretmochelys imbricata isolate rEreImb1 chromosome 9, rEreImb1.hap1, whole genome shotgun sequence genomic window, gagtggacatccaccctgatcgaattggccctgtcagcactggttctccacttgtgaggtaactcccttctcttcatgtgtcagtatatttatatctgcatctgtaattttcactccatgcatctgaagaagtggggtttttacccacgaaagcttatgctcaaatatatctgttagtctttaaggtgccaccggactccttgttgaaAATGATAACTGTGTGTTTGCCTTTTAAGTAGAAGGGTTACTGTGATGTGATGGTTGCATTACCAAGGATTACTGGGGTTACAGATCACATGAATTCTCCACTTATTACCTAAATGGGAATGAACTGAAGTATATGGGAAGTATTTTTGTCTGAGAAGTGGTTTCTGTCTCCATCTCCATGGCAGGTTCACTTCAGTGGAGATAAATCTTTTCTACAGCTATGTCAGTGAAATGCTTTGCTGCTTACATTCCCGTGTCAGAGTGAAGCTGCCAGATCTGGCGGGAGGCCTCCCCACCTTAGCCTCTGTCATGAGGCACAAAGGCAAGAACCAGAAAATTAGACTGGTGTGGGAAGCAGTGCTGGAGATGCTGGGGCTGCAAGAAGGAGATGTCCTAGCTCTATGCACCTTTTTCATCATACATTGCTCTGAAGCACAGTATTACCCAGCTAACCAGAGGCAAAAGTACACCAGTGATATCAGCACAATGATAACCAAGGTCGTGAAGAACCAGATCCTTCAAGAGAGCCTGCTGTGTGCTGTGCAGGTGGTAGAGAATGGCAGAGCACAGAGGGATCCAAAAAAGAAAGTAACCCTTGTCCAAAAATAACCTATGTGGCAGATTTCTTAAAACTCCCTTACCCACTTAGGACAAACAAGCTTACAACCTAAAGAGGTTCCTACATAAACATGCAATTACATACCCCAACTACTTTCGTGCATGTGTATATCAACACACAGATCCATACATACAAACACTCTCAACCATGACATGCTAATGTGTATCATGAGTCTGAAAAGCCAAGCAGATTCCCAGAATCAATACACCAGTCAAAAAGATTTTCGGCACCATCATGTACAAGCTCAGTATGTACACGTAAATGTGTagccagaggctgctgggaaggACACAAAGATTCTTCTGTCTCTTAGCTAAAGATTTTGACACTTGCATAATGCTGAAGAGTTCAAATGCCAACATTTTCCAGCATAAAATCTGCTTTACTGTACTTTGTATTCTCATTGCATGTCTATGAAAGCTGTAAACTGTAGTATGCAACAGAGACACTAATTTCTTGTAATAAAACTCCTTGGTTTATTGTTTAATGTGTGTTACTGGTCTGTGGAAAATCAGTATTTTCACAGAATCCTAGGAATATAGGACTGCAAGGGATCTCctgaagtcatcaagtccagtccaccgtcctgaggcaggaccaagcatacttaagaccatccctgacaagtgtctgtccaacctgtacttaacttccaatgatggggattccacaatctcccttaaaagcctattccagaactgaACTACCCTTATAGCCAGAAATATCTAATTTAAAATCTCCCtgactgcagattaagcctattagttcttgtccttccttcagtgaagatacagaacaattgatcaccatcctctttacaaCTGCACTTAATGTATTTAAAGATTTACCAGGTCCCCTTcagtcttttttcaagactacacttgtgcagttttttttaacct contains:
- the SMCO1 gene encoding single-pass membrane and coiled-coil domain-containing protein 1 is translated as MVLKEARKRVENRLQIVETQFKELNSAMDKLTQKLQFQDKTLEKQVDEDEMWISLLEHRFTSVEINLFYSYVSEMLCCLHSRVRVKLPDLAGGLPTLASVMRHKGKNQKIRLVWEAVLEMLGLQEGDVLALCTFFIIHCSEAQYYPANQRQKYTSDISTMITKVVKNQILQESLLCAVQVVENGRAQRDPKKKVTLVQK